A genome region from Streptomyces pratensis includes the following:
- a CDS encoding YczE/YyaS/YitT family protein, which yields MSDITARRGIRLTRRLTHLYVGLALYGASSALLVRAGLGLEPWGVLHQGLAERTGISIGVVSIIVGAVVLLLWIPIRQRPGLGTVSNVFAVGIAMDGTLALVPDVHGLGAQIPVMAAGIVLNGVATGLYISARFGPGPRDGLMTGLNRLTGRSIRLVRTAIEVAVVVTGFLLGGSLGVGTVLYALAIGPLAQFFLRFFDLPAPESRTVAVAGRTPRGAILPR from the coding sequence TTGTCCGACATCACCGCCCGGAGGGGCATCAGGCTCACCCGGCGGCTGACCCATCTGTACGTGGGCCTGGCGCTGTACGGGGCGAGCTCGGCGCTCCTGGTCCGCGCCGGACTCGGGCTCGAACCGTGGGGCGTGCTCCACCAGGGACTCGCCGAGCGGACCGGTATCTCCATCGGGGTCGTCTCGATCATCGTCGGAGCGGTCGTCCTGCTCCTGTGGATCCCGATCAGGCAGCGCCCGGGACTGGGCACCGTCTCCAACGTCTTCGCCGTCGGTATCGCGATGGACGGCACGCTCGCCCTCGTACCGGACGTGCACGGCCTCGGGGCCCAGATCCCGGTGATGGCCGCGGGCATCGTGCTCAACGGCGTCGCCACCGGCCTGTACATCTCCGCCCGCTTCGGCCCGGGGCCACGCGACGGTCTGATGACGGGCCTGAACCGGCTCACGGGCCGGTCCATCAGACTGGTGCGCACCGCGATCGAGGTGGCGGTGGTCGTGACCGGCTTCCTGCTCGGCGGGTCCCTCGGCGTCGGCACGGTCCTGTACGCCCTTGCCATCGGCCCCCTCGCCCAGTTCTTCCTGCGCTTCTTCGACCTTCCCGCGCCGGAGTCCCGCACCGTGGCCGTTGCCGGCCGGACACCGCGAGGGGCGATACTTCCGCGGTGA
- a CDS encoding RNA polymerase-binding protein RbpA, translated as MSERALRGTRLVVTSYETDRGIDLAPRQAVEYACPNGHRFEMPFSVEAEIPAEWECKACGATALLVDGDGPEEKKGKPARTHWDMLMERRTREELEEVLAERLAVLRSGAMNIAVHPRDSRKSA; from the coding sequence ATGAGTGAGCGAGCTCTCCGCGGTACGCGACTCGTGGTTACCAGCTACGAGACGGACCGCGGCATCGATCTGGCCCCGCGCCAGGCGGTGGAGTACGCATGCCCGAACGGACATCGTTTTGAGATGCCGTTCTCGGTAGAGGCGGAAATTCCGGCGGAATGGGAGTGCAAGGCGTGCGGCGCCACGGCACTCCTGGTGGACGGGGACGGCCCCGAAGAGAAGAAGGGCAAGCCTGCGCGTACGCACTGGGACATGCTCATGGAGCGGCGTACACGCGAGGAGCTCGAGGAGGTGCTGGCCGAGAGGCTGGCGGTCCTTCGCTCCGGCGCCATGAACATCGCCGTGCACCCGCGGGACAGCAGGAAGTCTGCCTGA
- a CDS encoding amidohydrolase, protein MTESTAPQSEHRTVLLRGGDVHSPADPFATAMVVERGHVAWVGSEGAADAFASGVDEVVDLEGALVTPAFTDSHVHTTSTGLALTGLDLSGARTLTEALGLVRAFANSRGGGGVILGHGWDAARWPEQRPPSRGELDEAAGGRAVYLPRVDVHSAVVTTALLDLVPGVTSLAGYHPDAPLTGDAHHAVRAAAHAAVTPVQRAQAQRAALAHAASLGIGTVHECAGPEISDEEDFVGLLKLASEQPGPRVFGYWAEPVEDAKGARRIRELGAIGAAGDLFVDGSLGSHTALLHDPYADAPHTGTGRLDAARIAAHVTACTEAGLQAGFHAIGDAAVSAVVAGVRAASETLGLARVRAARHRVEHAEMLTPETIAAFAELGLTASVQPAFDAAWGGTEGMYARRLGAERAATLNPYAALLRAGVPLAFGSDSPVTPLDPWGTVRAAAHHRTPDHRVSVRAGFTAHTRGGWRAVGRDDGGVLVPGAPADYAVWRTGELLVQAPDDRVARWSTDPRSGTPGLPDLTPGAGLPVCLRTVVFGQTVYVRPNE, encoded by the coding sequence ATGACCGAGAGCACCGCCCCCCAGAGCGAACACCGCACCGTGCTGCTGCGCGGTGGAGACGTCCACAGCCCCGCCGATCCGTTCGCCACCGCGATGGTCGTCGAACGCGGCCATGTCGCCTGGGTGGGCTCGGAGGGGGCGGCCGACGCTTTCGCGAGCGGTGTCGACGAGGTGGTCGACCTGGAAGGGGCCCTGGTCACCCCGGCCTTCACTGACTCCCACGTCCACACCACATCGACCGGACTCGCGCTCACCGGGCTGGACCTCTCCGGAGCGCGCACGCTCACGGAAGCCCTCGGACTCGTACGTGCGTTCGCGAACAGCCGTGGGGGAGGCGGAGTGATCCTCGGCCACGGCTGGGACGCGGCCCGCTGGCCCGAGCAGCGGCCTCCGTCGCGTGGTGAGCTCGACGAGGCGGCGGGCGGCAGGGCCGTCTACCTGCCCCGGGTGGACGTCCACTCCGCCGTCGTGACCACGGCGCTCCTGGACCTCGTCCCGGGCGTCACCTCGCTGGCCGGCTATCACCCCGACGCCCCCCTGACCGGCGACGCCCACCACGCTGTGCGGGCGGCCGCCCACGCAGCCGTCACGCCGGTGCAGCGGGCGCAGGCCCAACGTGCCGCCCTCGCGCACGCGGCCTCGCTCGGGATCGGCACCGTGCACGAGTGCGCGGGTCCCGAGATCTCGGACGAGGAGGACTTCGTCGGGTTGCTGAAGCTCGCCTCCGAGCAGCCCGGCCCCCGGGTCTTCGGTTACTGGGCCGAGCCCGTCGAGGACGCGAAGGGCGCCCGCCGGATCCGCGAGCTCGGTGCCATCGGTGCGGCCGGTGACCTCTTCGTCGACGGGTCCCTGGGTTCGCACACCGCCCTCCTGCACGATCCGTACGCCGACGCCCCGCACACCGGCACGGGCCGGCTCGACGCCGCGCGGATCGCCGCACACGTGACGGCGTGCACGGAGGCAGGGCTCCAGGCGGGCTTCCACGCCATCGGTGACGCGGCGGTCTCCGCAGTGGTGGCAGGCGTGCGGGCCGCCTCCGAAACCCTCGGACTCGCCCGCGTCCGGGCCGCCAGGCACCGGGTGGAACACGCCGAGATGCTCACCCCGGAGACGATCGCGGCCTTCGCCGAGCTGGGTCTCACCGCCTCCGTACAGCCGGCCTTCGACGCGGCCTGGGGCGGCACCGAAGGAATGTACGCCCGGCGCCTGGGCGCGGAACGCGCCGCGACCCTGAACCCTTACGCGGCCCTGCTGCGCGCCGGCGTGCCCCTCGCGTTCGGCTCCGACAGCCCGGTGACCCCACTGGACCCCTGGGGAACCGTGCGGGCCGCGGCCCACCACCGCACACCGGACCACCGCGTCTCCGTGCGCGCCGGCTTCACCGCCCACACGCGGGGCGGCTGGCGTGCCGTCGGGCGGGACGACGGAGGTGTGCTCGTACCCGGGGCCCCGGCCGACTACGCCGTCTGGCGTACCGGCGAACTGCTGGTACAGGCCCCCGACGACCGGGTGGCGCGATGGTCGACCGACCCCCGCTCCGGCACCCCTGGCCTGCCCGATCTCACCCCCGGGGCGGGGCTCCCGGTGTGCCTGCGCACGGTGGTCTTCGGACAGACTGTCTACGTACGGCCGAACGAGTGA
- the fxsA gene encoding FxsA family membrane protein — MTTGTPPPNRPRRSRARTLLPLGVAAWLVLEIWLLTVVAGAANGFTVLLILVAGAVLGAAVIKRAGRRAFRSLTETLQQMPGQPGAPATPAEAPAGSKGNGFLMLGGLLLMIPGVISDAAGLLLLLPPVRSVLGRYAERSLDRRMRAATPGGLSDAFQQARIHRPDGKVVQGEVIREDGAPARPRPDDGPDRPPLIP; from the coding sequence ATGACGACCGGCACACCGCCTCCGAACCGTCCACGGCGCTCACGCGCCCGTACCCTCCTGCCGCTGGGCGTCGCCGCCTGGCTGGTGCTGGAGATCTGGCTGCTGACCGTCGTGGCCGGTGCGGCGAACGGCTTCACCGTGCTGCTGATCCTGGTCGCCGGCGCAGTGCTCGGCGCCGCGGTGATCAAGCGCGCCGGAAGGCGCGCCTTCCGCAGCCTCACCGAGACCCTCCAGCAGATGCCGGGGCAGCCCGGCGCTCCCGCCACCCCGGCCGAGGCTCCGGCAGGCAGCAAGGGCAACGGCTTCCTGATGCTGGGCGGCCTGCTCCTGATGATCCCCGGCGTGATCTCCGACGCGGCGGGACTCCTGCTCCTGCTGCCCCCGGTCCGCTCCGTGCTGGGCCGCTACGCGGAACGCTCCCTGGACCGCCGGATGAGGGCGGCGACGCCCGGGGGCCTCTCGGACGCCTTCCAGCAGGCCCGTATCCACCGGCCGGACGGCAAGGTGGTGCAGGGCGAGGTCATCCGTGAGGACGGTGCGCCCGCACGCCCTCGCCCCGACGACGGCCCGGACCGTCCGCCGCTGATCCCCTGA
- a CDS encoding glycerophosphodiester phosphodiesterase — protein MTSGRHPYLDHPSAIPFAHRGGAADGMENTAAAFRRAADLGYRYFETDVHATADGRLVAFHDPTLDRVTDSRGRIAGLPWSAVSRARVAGSEPLPLFEELLEEFPDARWNVDVKAEPALVPLVDLIRRTDAWDRVCVGSFSEARVARAHRLAGPRLATSYGVRGVLGLRLRSYGIPAALRAGAVCAQVPESQYGVRVVDRGFVRTAHARGLQVHVWTVNEPERMAALLDLGVDGIMTDHIETLRTVLSERGAWA, from the coding sequence GTGACCTCGGGGCGCCACCCCTATCTGGACCACCCTTCGGCCATTCCCTTCGCGCACCGGGGCGGAGCGGCGGACGGCATGGAGAACACCGCAGCCGCGTTCCGGCGTGCGGCGGACCTCGGCTACCGCTATTTCGAGACCGATGTGCACGCCACGGCGGACGGCCGCCTGGTCGCCTTCCACGACCCGACCCTGGACCGGGTTACGGACTCCCGGGGGCGCATAGCCGGCCTGCCCTGGAGCGCGGTGAGCCGGGCGAGGGTGGCCGGCAGCGAGCCCCTGCCGCTCTTCGAGGAGCTGCTGGAGGAGTTCCCGGACGCCCGCTGGAACGTCGACGTCAAGGCGGAGCCCGCCCTCGTCCCGCTCGTCGACCTGATCCGCAGGACCGACGCCTGGGACCGGGTGTGTGTGGGTTCGTTCTCCGAGGCGCGCGTGGCCAGGGCCCACCGCCTCGCGGGTCCGCGTCTGGCCACCTCCTACGGAGTGCGAGGCGTCCTCGGCCTGAGGCTGCGCTCGTACGGCATCCCGGCGGCGCTCCGGGCGGGCGCGGTCTGCGCGCAGGTCCCGGAGAGCCAGTACGGCGTACGTGTCGTGGACCGGGGTTTCGTCCGCACGGCACACGCGCGCGGCCTTCAGGTGCACGTCTGGACGGTCAACGAGCCGGAGCGGATGGCGGCGCTCCTGGACCTCGGGGTGGATGGCATCATGACCGATCACATCGAGACGCTGCGTACGGTGCTGAGCGAGCGGGGGGCCTGGGCCTGA
- a CDS encoding MFS transporter produces the protein MSTGTAGTKDPAGQPAEAAERRREQRGWYFYDFACSVYSTSVLTVFLGPYLTSIAKAAADADGFVHPLGIPVRAGSLFAYAVSLSIVVAVIVMPVVGAAADRTGRKKPLLAAAAYTGATATACMFFLEGHRYLLGAFLLIVANASISVSMALYNAYLPQISTPEERDAVSSRGWAFGYTSGAFVLVLNLVLYTGHDSFGLSESDAVRICIASAGVWWGAFALVPLRRLRDRRVAPGGDGAVGSGWRQLRATLRDMRRHPLTLSFLLAYLVYNDGIQTVISQASLYGSEELGLDQTTLITAVLLVQVLAVAGALGMGRLARRYGAKRTILASLAVWTLILAAAYVLPADAPLFFYTLAAAIGLVMGGSQALSRSLFSHLVPRGKEAEYFSAYEMSDRGLSWLGPLVFGLGYQLTGSYRDAILSLVLFFALGSLLLARVPVRAAVAAAGNPVPDRI, from the coding sequence GTGAGCACCGGTACCGCGGGAACGAAGGACCCGGCCGGGCAGCCGGCCGAGGCCGCCGAGCGCAGACGCGAGCAACGGGGCTGGTATTTCTACGACTTCGCGTGCTCGGTGTACTCCACCAGCGTCCTCACGGTCTTCCTCGGCCCCTATCTGACGTCGATAGCCAAGGCCGCCGCCGACGCGGACGGGTTCGTGCATCCGCTGGGCATACCCGTGCGGGCGGGCTCGCTCTTCGCGTACGCCGTGTCGTTGTCCATCGTCGTGGCCGTGATCGTCATGCCGGTCGTGGGCGCGGCGGCGGACCGCACGGGACGCAAGAAGCCCCTGCTCGCGGCGGCCGCGTACACGGGCGCGACGGCCACGGCCTGCATGTTCTTCCTGGAGGGCCACCGCTACCTGCTGGGGGCCTTCCTGCTGATCGTCGCGAACGCGTCGATCTCCGTGTCGATGGCCCTGTACAACGCGTATCTGCCGCAGATCTCCACCCCGGAGGAACGCGACGCGGTCTCCTCGCGCGGCTGGGCGTTCGGCTACACCTCGGGTGCGTTCGTCCTCGTCCTGAATCTGGTCCTCTACACGGGCCACGACTCCTTCGGACTGTCCGAGTCCGACGCGGTCCGGATCTGTATCGCCTCGGCCGGTGTGTGGTGGGGCGCGTTCGCCCTCGTACCGCTGCGGCGGCTGCGTGACCGCCGGGTGGCGCCCGGCGGTGACGGTGCGGTCGGTTCCGGCTGGCGGCAGTTGCGGGCGACGCTGCGCGACATGCGCCGCCACCCGCTGACGCTGTCCTTCCTGCTCGCCTACCTGGTCTACAACGACGGGATCCAGACGGTGATCTCCCAGGCCTCGCTGTACGGATCCGAGGAGCTCGGCCTCGACCAGACGACCCTCATCACCGCGGTGCTGCTCGTACAGGTGCTCGCCGTGGCGGGAGCGCTGGGGATGGGGCGGCTCGCCCGGCGGTACGGAGCGAAGCGGACGATCCTCGCGTCCCTCGCCGTCTGGACGCTGATCCTCGCCGCGGCATACGTGCTGCCCGCCGACGCGCCCCTGTTCTTCTACACCCTGGCGGCCGCGATCGGCCTGGTGATGGGCGGAAGTCAGGCTCTTTCGCGGTCGTTGTTCTCGCACCTGGTCCCGCGCGGCAAGGAGGCGGAGTACTTCTCCGCCTACGAGATGAGCGACCGGGGACTCAGCTGGCTGGGGCCCCTGGTCTTCGGTCTCGGCTACCAGCTCACCGGCAGTTACCGGGACGCGATCCTGTCCCTGGTGCTCTTCTTCGCGCTCGGCTCCCTGCTCCTGGCGAGGGTTCCCGTACGGGCCGCGGTGGCCGCCGCGGGCAATCCCGTGCCGGACCGGATTTAG
- a CDS encoding Lrp/AsnC family transcriptional regulator, with amino-acid sequence MEELDRQIVELLVKDGRMSYTDLGKATGLSTSAVHQRVRRLEQRGVIRGYAAVVDPEAVGLPLTAFISVKPFDPSAPDDIAERLAGVPELEACHSVAGDENYILKVRVSSPLELEHLLTRIRTLAGVSTRTTVVLSTPYEARPPRI; translated from the coding sequence ATGGAGGAGCTGGACCGTCAGATTGTGGAGTTGCTCGTCAAGGACGGGCGGATGAGCTACACCGACCTGGGCAAGGCCACCGGCCTGTCCACCTCGGCCGTTCATCAGCGTGTCCGCCGGCTGGAGCAGCGCGGGGTGATCCGGGGCTACGCCGCGGTCGTCGACCCCGAGGCCGTCGGCCTGCCCCTCACCGCGTTCATCTCGGTGAAACCCTTCGACCCGAGCGCACCCGACGACATCGCCGAACGTCTCGCCGGTGTGCCGGAGCTCGAGGCGTGCCACAGCGTCGCCGGGGACGAGAACTACATCCTCAAGGTGCGGGTCTCCAGCCCCCTGGAGCTCGAGCACCTGCTCACCCGGATCCGTACGCTGGCCGGAGTGTCAACCCGTACGACCGTCGTCCTCTCCACTCCCTACGAGGCTCGGCCCCCGCGCATCTGA
- a CDS encoding polyprenol monophosphomannose synthase encodes MNDGGQRQFGPLGRVLVIIPTYNEAENVKLIVARVRAAVPEADILVADDNSPDGTGKVADELAVGDTQVHVLHRKGKEGLGAAYLAGFRWGSENGYGVLVEMDADGSHQPEELPRLLTALKGADLVLGSRWVPGGRVVNWPRHREMISRGGSLYSRMLLGLSVRDVTGGYRAFRTETLDGLGLDEVASQGYCFQVDLARRAVEAGYHVVEVPITFMEREIGDSKMSRDILVEALWRVTGWGITGRANKALGRKAT; translated from the coding sequence GTGAACGACGGCGGTCAGAGGCAGTTCGGCCCGCTCGGCAGAGTCTTGGTGATCATTCCGACCTACAACGAGGCCGAGAACGTCAAGCTCATCGTCGCCCGGGTGCGCGCCGCCGTTCCGGAAGCGGACATCCTCGTCGCCGACGACAACAGTCCCGACGGCACCGGCAAGGTCGCCGACGAACTCGCGGTCGGCGACACCCAGGTCCACGTCCTGCACCGCAAGGGCAAGGAGGGGCTCGGTGCCGCCTACCTGGCAGGCTTCCGCTGGGGCTCCGAGAACGGCTACGGCGTCCTGGTCGAGATGGACGCCGACGGCTCGCACCAGCCCGAGGAACTGCCCCGGCTCCTCACCGCGCTGAAGGGCGCCGACCTGGTCCTCGGTTCGCGCTGGGTCCCCGGTGGGCGCGTGGTCAACTGGCCCAGGCATCGGGAGATGATCTCGCGCGGCGGGAGCCTCTACTCCCGGATGCTGCTGGGCCTCTCGGTCCGGGACGTAACCGGCGGTTACCGGGCATTCCGCACCGAGACCCTGGACGGTCTCGGTCTCGACGAGGTCGCCTCGCAGGGCTACTGCTTCCAGGTCGACCTCGCCCGGCGGGCCGTCGAGGCGGGGTATCACGTCGTCGAGGTGCCGATCACCTTCATGGAGCGGGAGATCGGCGACTCCAAGATGAGCCGCGACATCCTCGTCGAGGCCCTGTGGCGCGTCACCGGCTGGGGCATCACCGGCCGGGCCAACAAGGCTCTCGGCCGCAAGGCCACCTGA
- a CDS encoding ABC transporter ATP-binding protein: MDRRPLPRILSSGSASITRSREIARTAADNATDVLHPLITVTRGLRLLAGAGRQKWAATPKDRRGHALFLVAACVLMVALIPYGPLLALISVMGAAAWRGRDRTPAATGPGEAGTARLQALYEALVPHFSVSDDPGPLFSHGGDWEKAFGTSYAFDGNGRLTRLQVSYPAYFTDGDPTSRARVEQVLHAKSGRGREYHFAWDEESNHLLMTVLAALPTTIAAQRFVTAPGETVLGFTDADAVRRTVPVQDGDGTRDASPVIWRTGARSAEPHLLIAGHPGSGTTTLMRSLALQALQHGDIVVVEGGGTGEYGFLKGRDGVLAVECGLSGALATLEWAAHETERRLIAANRARQAGHPEPDDIKRPLWILLDRPSALGHLAAADGRQDPQELLEVPLRHGRAAGVTVVVADHFDSLDALTGTVRTHTRARAVLGPADREQVEAVLGARPHTTPTPDVPPGRGYTRLGSGPVMRLQVPATPDPYDDATSEVHRQAVLDLLPGGAPAVERTAPEEAPEDTDEPVSVRTDQLIKTPAVAEG; the protein is encoded by the coding sequence GTGGACCGGCGACCACTCCCCCGCATTCTGAGCAGCGGCAGCGCTTCGATCACCCGCAGTCGCGAGATCGCACGCACGGCCGCCGACAACGCCACCGACGTCCTCCATCCTCTGATCACGGTCACCCGTGGTCTGCGGCTGCTGGCGGGAGCAGGGCGGCAGAAGTGGGCCGCGACACCCAAGGACCGGCGCGGACACGCGCTGTTCCTCGTCGCGGCCTGCGTACTGATGGTGGCGCTCATCCCCTACGGGCCTCTCCTGGCCCTCATCTCGGTGATGGGCGCTGCCGCGTGGCGGGGGCGCGACCGCACCCCCGCGGCCACCGGCCCCGGCGAGGCGGGGACCGCACGGCTCCAGGCCCTGTACGAGGCGCTGGTGCCGCACTTCTCCGTGTCCGACGACCCCGGTCCGCTGTTCTCCCACGGCGGCGACTGGGAGAAGGCGTTCGGCACCTCGTACGCCTTCGACGGCAACGGGCGCCTCACCAGGCTCCAGGTGAGCTACCCGGCGTACTTCACCGACGGCGATCCCACGTCACGCGCCCGGGTCGAGCAGGTGCTCCACGCCAAGTCGGGCCGGGGACGCGAGTACCACTTCGCCTGGGACGAGGAGAGCAACCACCTCCTGATGACCGTGCTCGCCGCGCTCCCCACGACGATCGCCGCCCAGCGCTTCGTCACCGCGCCCGGCGAGACCGTGCTGGGTTTCACCGACGCCGACGCGGTCCGGCGCACCGTTCCGGTCCAGGACGGCGACGGGACGCGGGACGCGTCCCCGGTGATCTGGCGGACCGGCGCGCGGTCGGCCGAGCCCCATCTGCTGATCGCGGGCCACCCCGGCAGCGGCACCACGACCCTGATGCGCTCGCTCGCGCTGCAGGCCCTCCAGCACGGCGACATCGTCGTCGTGGAGGGCGGTGGCACCGGCGAGTACGGCTTCCTGAAGGGGCGGGACGGAGTGCTGGCCGTGGAGTGCGGCCTGAGCGGCGCCCTCGCGACACTCGAATGGGCGGCGCACGAGACCGAGCGGCGGCTCATCGCCGCCAACCGGGCGCGCCAGGCCGGGCATCCCGAGCCCGACGACATCAAGCGCCCCCTGTGGATCCTGCTGGACCGCCCGAGCGCGCTGGGTCATCTGGCGGCCGCCGACGGCAGGCAGGATCCGCAGGAACTCCTCGAGGTGCCGCTGCGGCACGGCCGCGCCGCCGGGGTCACGGTCGTCGTCGCCGACCATTTCGACAGCCTCGACGCCCTCACCGGCACCGTACGGACCCACACCAGGGCACGCGCCGTCCTCGGCCCCGCGGACCGCGAGCAGGTCGAGGCGGTCCTGGGCGCCCGGCCGCACACCACGCCCACCCCGGACGTCCCGCCGGGCCGTGGCTACACCCGGCTGGGCAGCGGTCCCGTCATGCGCCTTCAAGTACCGGCCACCCCTGACCCGTACGACGACGCAACGAGCGAGGTACACCGGCAGGCCGTGCTCGACCTGCTGCCCGGTGGGGCACCCGCGGTGGAGCGCACCGCTCCGGAAGAAGCACCGGAAGACACCGACGAGCCCGTGTCCGTCCGCACGGATCAGCTGATCAAGACGCCTGCCGTCGCGGAGGGGTGA
- a CDS encoding PLP-dependent aminotransferase family protein, protein MAQWTSTVGAAQLARQLQGQQARPLTPGARKPPAYRALADGVRLLVLEGRVPVAARLPAERELALAMSLSRTTVTAAYEALRAEGFLESRRGAGSWTAVPAGNPLPARGLEPLPPESLGSMIDLGCASLPAPEPWLTRAVQGALEELPPYAHTHGDYPAGLPALRQMIAERYTGHGIPTMPEQIMVTTGAMGAIDAICHLFAGRGERIAVESPSYANILQLMREAGARLVPVAMEEGLGGWDMNRWRQVLRDAAPRLAYVVADFHNPTGALADEQQRRALVEAARSAGTVLVVDETMHELHLDADVEMPRRVCAFDPAGSTVVTVGSASKAFWAGMRIGWVRAAPDVIRSLVAARAYADMGTPVLEQLAINWLLRSGGWEQAVAVRREQARENRDGLVRALRRELPEWEFEVPRGGLTLWVRTGGLSGSRLAVAGERVGVRVPSGPRFGVDGAFEGYVRLPFTVGGPLADEAALRLAAAAELVASGASAGAEAPRTFVA, encoded by the coding sequence ATGGCGCAGTGGACTTCGACCGTCGGCGCGGCGCAGCTCGCCCGCCAGCTCCAGGGCCAGCAGGCGCGCCCCCTGACACCAGGCGCCCGTAAGCCGCCCGCCTACCGAGCCCTCGCCGACGGAGTGCGCCTGCTCGTCCTCGAAGGCAGGGTCCCGGTCGCCGCGCGGCTTCCCGCCGAGCGGGAGCTCGCGCTGGCCATGTCCCTCAGCCGGACCACCGTCACCGCCGCGTACGAGGCCCTTCGGGCGGAGGGATTCCTGGAGTCGCGCCGCGGAGCCGGCAGCTGGACCGCGGTCCCGGCGGGCAACCCGCTGCCGGCCCGGGGCCTCGAACCGCTGCCCCCGGAGTCATTGGGCTCGATGATCGACCTGGGGTGCGCCTCGCTGCCCGCCCCGGAGCCGTGGCTGACCCGTGCCGTCCAGGGAGCGTTGGAGGAGCTGCCGCCGTACGCCCACACGCACGGCGACTACCCGGCCGGCCTTCCCGCGCTCCGGCAGATGATCGCGGAGCGCTACACCGGGCACGGCATCCCCACGATGCCCGAACAGATCATGGTCACCACGGGGGCCATGGGAGCCATCGACGCCATCTGCCACCTCTTCGCAGGGCGCGGCGAGCGCATCGCGGTGGAGTCCCCGAGCTACGCCAACATCCTCCAGCTCATGCGCGAGGCGGGCGCCAGGCTGGTGCCCGTGGCCATGGAGGAGGGCCTCGGCGGCTGGGACATGAACCGGTGGCGACAGGTTCTGCGGGACGCCGCGCCGCGGCTCGCCTACGTCGTCGCCGACTTCCACAACCCCACGGGCGCCCTGGCCGACGAGCAGCAGCGCCGCGCCCTCGTCGAGGCGGCCCGCTCGGCGGGCACGGTCCTGGTGGTCGACGAGACCATGCACGAGCTGCATCTGGACGCGGACGTCGAGATGCCGCGCAGGGTCTGCGCGTTCGACCCGGCGGGAAGCACCGTCGTGACCGTCGGCTCCGCGAGCAAGGCCTTCTGGGCCGGCATGCGGATCGGCTGGGTGCGGGCGGCGCCGGACGTCATCCGCAGCCTGGTGGCCGCACGCGCGTACGCCGACATGGGGACACCCGTGCTGGAACAGCTCGCCATCAACTGGCTGTTGAGGTCGGGCGGCTGGGAGCAGGCCGTGGCAGTACGGCGTGAGCAGGCGCGGGAGAACAGGGACGGCCTGGTGCGGGCGCTGCGCCGGGAGCTCCCGGAATGGGAGTTCGAGGTGCCGCGTGGCGGCCTCACCCTGTGGGTGCGTACAGGCGGGCTATCCGGCTCCCGGCTGGCCGTGGCCGGCGAGCGGGTCGGCGTCCGCGTCCCCTCGGGGCCCAGGTTCGGGGTCGACGGGGCGTTCGAGGGATACGTGCGGCTGCCCTTCACCGTGGGCGGCCCCCTGGCGGACGAGGCGGCGCTGCGGCTCGCCGCGGCCGCCGAGCTGGTCGCCTCCGGCGCGAGTGCGGGGGCCGAGGCGCCCCGGACCTTCGTGGCCTGA
- a CDS encoding ankyrin repeat domain-containing protein, translated as MSETPDPEVVELATKVFDLARRGESDALAAYVDAGVPANLTNDRGDSLLMLAAYHGHAPAVVALAGRGADPDRANDRGQTPLAGAVFKGEREVIDALLAAGADPAAGTPSAVDTARMFGKDDLLELFGAR; from the coding sequence ATGAGCGAAACCCCCGATCCCGAGGTGGTCGAACTGGCGACCAAGGTCTTCGACCTGGCCCGGCGGGGCGAGAGTGACGCGCTCGCCGCCTACGTCGACGCGGGCGTCCCCGCGAACCTCACCAACGACCGGGGCGACTCCCTGCTCATGCTCGCCGCGTACCACGGGCACGCCCCGGCCGTCGTCGCGCTCGCGGGCCGTGGAGCCGACCCGGACCGCGCCAACGACCGGGGGCAGACCCCGTTGGCCGGAGCCGTCTTCAAGGGCGAGCGCGAAGTGATCGACGCACTGCTCGCCGCAGGGGCCGATCCGGCCGCCGGAACACCCTCCGCCGTGGACACCGCGCGCATGTTCGGCAAGGACGACCTGCTGGAACTCTTCGGTGCGCGCTGA